One window of the Sandaracinaceae bacterium genome contains the following:
- the tesB gene encoding acyl-CoA thioesterase II encodes MRDVLSELIDILSLERIEENIFRGQSQDLGWGRVFGGQVLGQALSAAEQTVPSDRSIHSLHGYFLRPGDAKKPIVFTVDPIRDGRSFTTRRVVAVQEGRAIFSLSASFQIEEPGLEHQADVMPSDVPGPDGLRSEQELGKRYLEKLPEAVRESFPQGMRERVLADRPIEIRPVKPLDPMNPGVHPPRRHAWFKASGALPDTRAIHQYMLAYASDFHLLGSTMQPHGVTWLTRGMQVASLDHAMWFHRPFRFDDWLLYDIDAPSAQGARGLARGRWFTRDGVLVASTTQEGLIRDHRKSPTSEG; translated from the coding sequence ATGCGTGACGTCCTGAGCGAGCTGATCGACATCCTCTCCCTGGAGCGGATCGAGGAGAACATCTTCCGCGGGCAGAGCCAGGACCTCGGCTGGGGGCGCGTCTTCGGCGGTCAGGTGCTCGGGCAGGCGCTGTCCGCGGCCGAGCAGACGGTGCCGAGCGATCGCTCCATCCACTCGCTCCACGGCTACTTCCTCCGCCCCGGCGACGCGAAGAAGCCCATCGTCTTCACCGTCGACCCCATCCGGGACGGCCGGAGCTTCACCACGCGTCGCGTGGTCGCGGTGCAGGAGGGGCGCGCCATCTTCAGCCTCTCGGCGAGCTTCCAGATCGAGGAGCCGGGGCTCGAGCATCAGGCCGACGTCATGCCGTCCGACGTGCCGGGCCCGGACGGCCTCCGCTCCGAGCAGGAGCTGGGCAAGCGCTACCTCGAGAAGCTGCCTGAGGCGGTGCGCGAGTCGTTCCCGCAGGGCATGCGTGAGCGGGTGCTCGCCGATCGGCCGATCGAGATCCGGCCCGTGAAGCCGCTCGACCCGATGAACCCCGGCGTGCACCCGCCGCGCCGTCACGCGTGGTTCAAGGCGAGCGGGGCGCTGCCGGACACGCGCGCGATCCACCAGTACATGCTCGCCTACGCGTCGGACTTCCACCTGCTCGGCTCGACGATGCAGCCGCACGGCGTCACCTGGCTCACGCGCGGGATGCAGGTGGCGAGCCTCGACCACGCGATGTGGTTCCACCGGCCGTTCCGCTTCGACGACTGGCTCCTCTACGACATCGACGCGCCGAGCGCGCAGGGGGCGCGGGGGCTGGCCCGCGGCCGCTGGTTCACCCGGGACGGAGTGCTGGTGGCGTCGACGACCCAGGAGGGGCTCATCCGCGACCACCGCAAGTCGCCCACCTCCGAGGGTTGA
- a CDS encoding LysR family transcriptional regulator, producing the protein MTPNLEWLRAFVVFAEHLNFTRAAEALHLSQPALHVQVKKLGEQLEVTLYERRGRALVLTDEGREVLAFGRELLARCERFGQRLRRAPAETPPHLVAGEGALLYLLPLAPLVRGGERLRTTVLDGASTVRAIREGRADVGVAALSRPPEDLESAPMAESASVLLVPAGHRLAKRRRVRARDLDGERLVLPPRGRPQREAIELWLAGADARVEVDVEARGWPLTLRFAALGLGLAIVNDFCPTPRRMRAIVIDGLPRQRYFALRRPGALRTEAQARVWEVLCP; encoded by the coding sequence ATGACCCCCAACCTCGAGTGGCTCCGCGCCTTCGTCGTCTTCGCCGAGCATCTCAACTTCACCCGCGCGGCGGAAGCGCTCCACCTCTCGCAGCCCGCGCTCCACGTACAGGTGAAGAAGCTGGGCGAGCAGCTGGAGGTCACCCTCTACGAGCGGCGCGGGCGCGCCCTGGTCTTGACCGACGAGGGCCGCGAGGTGCTCGCCTTCGGGCGGGAGCTGCTCGCGCGCTGTGAGCGCTTCGGCCAGCGCCTCCGTCGCGCGCCGGCCGAGACCCCGCCCCACCTGGTCGCGGGGGAGGGCGCGCTGCTCTACCTGCTCCCGCTCGCCCCGCTGGTCCGCGGCGGCGAGCGGCTTCGCACCACCGTGCTCGACGGAGCCTCGACCGTGCGCGCCATCCGCGAAGGCCGGGCCGACGTCGGCGTCGCCGCGCTCTCGCGTCCCCCGGAGGATCTCGAGAGCGCGCCCATGGCCGAGAGCGCGAGCGTGCTCCTGGTGCCCGCCGGGCACCGCCTCGCGAAGCGTCGGCGCGTGCGCGCGCGGGATCTCGACGGAGAGCGCCTCGTCTTGCCGCCCCGAGGTCGGCCGCAGCGCGAGGCGATCGAGCTCTGGCTGGCGGGCGCCGACGCGCGGGTGGAGGTGGACGTCGAGGCGCGCGGCTGGCCGCTCACGCTGCGCTTCGCCGCGCTCGGCCTCGGGCTCGCGATCGTCAACGACTTCTGCCCGACCCCTCGGCGCATGCGCGCGATCGTCATCGACGGCCTCCCGCGCCAGCGCTACTTCGCCCTCCGCCGCCCAGGCGCGCTTCGCACCGAGGCGCAGGCGCGCGTGTGGGAGGTCCTCTGCCCGTGA
- the mscL gene encoding large conductance mechanosensitive channel protein MscL gives MLKEFREFAIKGNVVDMAVGIILGAAFTGIVQSLVDDILMPVLGVLTGGLDFSSYFVVLKQGSPEAPYATLAAARESGAAVLAWGELVNEAVAFLLVAIALFFMVRWINRLRRPDTPPAETSKACPFCKSHIDETATRCPQCTSQLEAA, from the coding sequence GTGCTGAAAGAGTTTCGCGAGTTCGCGATCAAGGGCAACGTCGTCGACATGGCGGTGGGCATCATCCTCGGCGCCGCGTTCACCGGCATCGTGCAGTCGCTCGTCGACGACATCCTGATGCCCGTGCTCGGCGTGCTCACGGGCGGCCTCGACTTCTCGTCCTACTTCGTCGTGCTGAAGCAGGGCAGCCCCGAGGCGCCCTACGCGACGCTGGCCGCGGCGCGCGAGTCGGGCGCGGCGGTGCTCGCGTGGGGAGAGCTGGTCAACGAGGCGGTCGCGTTCCTGCTCGTGGCCATCGCGCTCTTCTTCATGGTGCGCTGGATCAACCGGCTGCGTCGGCCGGACACGCCGCCCGCGGAGACCTCGAAGGCGTGCCCCTTCTGCAAGTCCCACATCGACGAGACGGCCACCCGCTGCCCGCAGTGCACGTCGCAGCTCGAGGCCGCGTAG
- a CDS encoding RNA 2'-phosphotransferase, with product MNTKNDIRRSKKLSWLLRHGAREVGLPMDAAGWVSVPEVLRALSITRAQLEHAVATNRKRRLQLDGERVRACQGHSADGTPVTLEALEASWVTLTSDALVWHGTSRGALESIAAAGLVPAQRTHVHLAEALESVIGKRAAVDVMLGVDPSRVRAAGVGLFTAPNGVILARRVPREAIVRLEPMTRRARAAAEALRAIFGFAP from the coding sequence ATGAATACGAAGAACGACATCCGGCGCAGCAAGAAGCTCTCGTGGCTCCTGCGCCACGGGGCCCGCGAGGTGGGCCTGCCCATGGACGCCGCGGGGTGGGTCTCCGTGCCCGAGGTCCTGCGCGCCCTGTCCATCACGCGCGCGCAGCTCGAGCACGCCGTGGCGACCAACCGCAAGCGGCGCCTCCAGCTCGACGGAGAGCGCGTGCGGGCCTGCCAGGGGCACAGCGCCGACGGCACGCCCGTGACGCTCGAGGCGCTCGAGGCGAGCTGGGTCACGCTCACGAGCGACGCGCTCGTGTGGCACGGCACCTCGCGCGGCGCGCTGGAGAGCATCGCCGCCGCCGGCCTCGTGCCCGCACAGCGCACGCACGTGCACCTCGCCGAGGCGCTCGAGAGCGTGATCGGCAAGCGCGCGGCGGTGGACGTCATGCTCGGCGTCGACCCGTCGCGGGTGCGCGCGGCGGGCGTCGGGCTCTTCACCGCGCCGAACGGGGTCATCCTCGCGCGCCGCGTGCCGCGGGAGGCGATCGTGCGCCTCGAGCCGATGACGCGGCGGGCCCGGGCGGCCGCGGAGGCGCTGCGGGCGATCTTCGGCTTTGCGCCCTGA